The Aminipila terrae nucleotide sequence AATGGGAGGGAGTATATTTACTTCGATAGTAGCAATTGTGGTTTTAATCATATTGTCGGCATACTTTTCAGCCACTGAAACGGCTTTCACATCTTTAAACAGAATAAGAATGAAGAGTCTTGCCGGAGCAGGAAGTAAAAAGGCAAAGCAGGTTCTTGTGCTGGAAGAAAACTATGACAGACTTCTTACAACAATCCTGATAGGCAACACTGCAGCCAACATTACCATGACATCAATTGCAACTGTACTGTTTGTAAAATTATATGGATCTTACGGTGCAACACTTTCAACAGTAATCATTACAATTATCGTTTTAATCTTTGGGGAAATAACACCAAAAATCATTGCAAAAGAGGCCCCTGAAAAATTCTCTATGTTTTCCGTACCATTTCTCAGAATTTTACTGGTAATAATGAAGCCACTTAATTTTATATTTGCGCAGTGGAAAAAAATTATTAAAAAAGTATTTAAAGTTCATGATGAAAGGACTATAACTGATGACGAGCTTATAACAATTGTGGAAGAAGCAGAGACAGAAGGCAGTCTGGATGAAGACAGAAGTGAATTGATTCAAAATGCAATTGAGTTTAATGAACTGGAAGCTTATGATGTGCTGACTCCGAGAGTTGATGTGGAGGCTATAGAAATAGATGAGAAAAAGGAGGAGGTGGCAAAGATATTTTTAGAAACAGGATTTTCAAGGCTACCGGTCTATGAAGAAAATATGGACAAAATTGTAGGGGTTTTAAACCAGAAAGACTTTCACAATTTTGTAATTGGCCATGATAAAGAAATCTCTGATTATGTTACCCCCGTTGTTTTTACACCTGGTTCCATAAGAATTGCTACGCTTTTGAAAAGAATGCAGAAAGCAAAGACTCACATTGCTGTTGTTGTGGATGAATATGGCGGCACAGAGGGTATCGTAACAATGGAAGACATCATTGAAGAACTGGTAGGTGAAATCTTTGATGAACATGACGCTACTGCTTCACAGGAAATCCTTCAGATTTATGATGGAAGTTACAGAGTCCTTGGTGGAGCAAGTGTTGAAAAAATGTTTGATTTCTTCGGATTAGAGTATGAAGAAATGGATGTTACTACAGCCAATGGATGGGTTGTGGTGAATCTTGACAAATTACCGGAAGCCGGAGATTCATTTGAATATGAAAATTTAAAAGTTAGAGTAACCAAGGCAGATGGAAAAAGAGCCTTAGAGATAAATGTGGTTGTGATGCCACTAGAAACAGAAAGGGAAGAAGGACTAAGAAAATGGGATTAATGGAAAAAATCTTTGGAGATTTAAATGTTAAAGAAGTTAGAAGAATTGAAAAAATAGTAGACAAAGTTGAGGCACTGGATCAGGACATGCAGACTCTTACTGATGAACAGCTTAAGGCAAAAACTTCTGAATTTAAAGAAAGATATCAAAATGGAGAATCACTGGATGATTTACTGCCAGAAGCTTTTGCGGTGTGCAGAGAAGGTGCTGTCAGAAGTTTAGGTATGAAACATTTCAGAGTTCAGCTGATTGGTGGTGTAGCACTGCATCAGGGAAGAATTGCTGAAATGAAAACAGGTGAAGGTAAAACTTTAGTTGCTACACTGGCGGCATACCTGAATGCGCTTAGCGGCGATGGTGTTCACGTTGTTACAGTAAATGATTATCTGGCAAAACGTGATATGGAATGGATGGGAAAGCTTTATACGTTCCTGGGTCTGACAGTAGGCTGCGTTATTCATGATGTAACAGGAGAAGACAGAAAAGCAGCTTATGAAGCGGATATTACTTACGGAACCAACAATGAATTCGGTTTTGACTACTTAAGAGATAACATGGTTACTTACCGTGAAGAAATGTCTCAGAGAGAACAACTGAATTATGCTATTGTGGACGAAGTGGACTCTATCCTCATTGATGAAGCCAGAACGCCTCTTATTATTTCTGGACAGGGAGCAAAATCTACGGATTTATATGGAGTAGCAGATAAGTTTGTAACAAGGCTGCGAAATGAAGAAGACTTTACCATTGAAGAAAAGGACAAAACAGTTGCTCTTACCGAGGAAGGTGTAGCCAAGTGTGAAAGAGAATTTGGTATTGAAAACTTCTCCGATCCTGAAAACATGGAAATAAACCATCACGTTCTTCAGGCATTAAAAGCAAGAAATTTAATGAAGCGTGATGTTGACTATATTGTAAAAGACGATGAAATAGTAATCGTTGATGAATTTACCGGACGTTTAATGTTTGGACGTAGATACAGTGACGGACTGCATCAGGCTATTGAAGCAAAAGAAGGTGTTCTGGTTCGTTCAGAATCAAAGACATTAGCTACGATAACCCTTCAGAACTACTTCAGAATGTATAACAAGCTGGCCGGTATGACAGGTACTGCCAAGACAGAAGAAGATGAATTCAGAGAAATTTATAACATGGATGTTGTAGTTATTCCAACTAATAGAGAAATTGCAAGAACAGACCTTCAGGATTCTATCTACGCTACAGAAAAAGGTAAATTTAAAGCTATAGCTGAAAGAATTGCAGAAGTTCACGCAACAGGACAACCAGTTCTGGTAGGTACCATTTCTATTGAAAAATCAGAATTAATCAGTGACATGCTTAGAAAGCGCGGTGTAAAACACAACGTATTGAATGCTAAACAGCACGAAAAGGAAGCAGAGATTGTTGCTGAAGCAGGTCGTCAGAATGCCGTAACCATTGCAACAAATATGGCTGGCCGAGGTACCGATATTCTTCTTGGAGGTAATCCTGAATTCGAAGCAAAACGTGAAATGAAGAGACAGGGATTCAGTGATGAAGCTATTTCCTTTGCCACTTCATTTGTGTCAACCAATGATCCGGAACTGATACAAGCGAGAAATACGTTTAATGAGTTAAACGAAAAGTTTAAAGCTGAAAGAGCTGAAGAACAGCAGCAGGTAAGAGAGCTGGGAGGACTTTGTATCATTGGTACAGAACGCCATGAGTCAAGAAGAATTGATAACCAGTTAAGAGGTCGTGCGGGACGTCAGGGAGACCCTGGATGTACACAGTTCTTCCTATCCCTTGAAGATGAACTGATGCGACTGTTTGGTGGCGAGAAGATTCAGACTCTGGTAGAAAAACTGGGAGTTGAAGAAGATGAAGCTATTGAAGCAGGCATGCTTACAAAGCGTATTGAAGCAGCCCAGAAAAAAGTAGAAGGCAAGAACTTCTATATCAGAAAATATGTATTACAGTATGATAATGTTATGAACAAACAGCGTCAGATTATTTATGAAGAAAGACGTAAGGTATTGTTCGGAGAAGATTTAAGAGAGCATATTAAAAATATGACTCAGGAATTAATTGATGAAATGGTTGATCCGATCACTGTGGCATCAAGATATTCAGAAGAATGGGATTTAACTACCCTGGGCAAGAACCTGAAGAAAATCTGTGACAGATTTAATGAGCATCTGCCTTATACGAAAGAAGAAGCTGAGAATCTTACTGCAGATCAGTTAAAAGAAGACCTTTATGCAGAATTTGAAAGACTTTATGATGAAAAAGAAGCTGAAATCGGTATAGACAGAATGCGTGAGCTGGAAAGAATGATTCTGATCAGAGTAGTGGACAATAAATGGATGGATCATATCGATGATATGGATCAGCTTAGAAATGGTATCAACCTTCGTGCGCTGGGTCAGCAGGATCCGGCAGCAGCTTACTCTAATGAAGGATTTGATATGTTTGAACTGATGATTCAGGCTATTAAAGAAGATACGGTTAAGTTCTGTTACAATGTTACTATCCAGACCAATGCCGAAAGGAAGAAAATCATTGAAGTGGGTGAAGGTAGAAAAGAAGACTATCATGGAGAAGGTATGGCCAGTGGTATTTCCACAGGTTCAATGCCTGGCGAGACCGAGGTACCAGAAAGAGAACAGAAACACGAGCCAATCAGAAGAACAGAAGAAAAGATTGGAAGAAATGATCCGTGTCCTTGCGGTAGTGGTAAGAAGTATAAGAATTGCTGCATGAATAAATAAATAAGAAAGGAATTTTATATGGTTGAATTAGATCAGATAAAATATGAGCTGCCTGCTGCAAAGGCAAATTTGACAGAGGTAGGTGAGTCTCTTTGACCTGGCCAACTTAGAAAACAGGTTAGAGGAAATAGAAATAAAGACTCAGGTAGAAGGGTTTTGGGATAATCGTGAGGCAGCACAAAAACTGCTGAAGGAAAAAAAATCCTTAGAAAACAAAATAAATAGCTATAAAAGTCTGAAGCAGGATTTAGAAGATATCGAAGTGCTGATTGAAATGGCCGAAGAAAGTGAAACAGATTCCGCAGGGGAAGAAAATTTCACGATAGCAGAAGAAATAAGAGAAGTTTATGAGAACTATAAAACTAAGGCAGAAGAAATAAGACTGAAAACACTTCTTACCGGGGAATTTGATCACAACAGTGCTATCTTTACGATCCACGCAGGTACTGGTGGTGTTGATGCCATGGACTGGGCGGAAATGCTCCTTCGTATGTATACACGCTGGGCTGAAAAAAGAGGTTATAGCACTAAGATAATTGACCTTCAGGATGATACAGAAGCAGGAATTAAAAGTGCTACTGTAATCGTGGAAGGTGAAAACGCTTATGGGTATTTAAAAAATGAACGGGGAGTACACCGGCTGGTCCGTATTTCTCCCTTTAATGCCCAGGGAAAAAGGCAGACCTCTTTTGCTATGCTGGAAGTCATGCCTGAACTAGACGACGATATAAATATAGAAATAGATCCTGAAGATTTACGAATAGACACTTACCGCTCCAGTGGTGCAGGAGGCCAGCATGTAAATAAAACAGATTCGGCTATCCGGATTACCCATCTGCCCACCAATATTGTTGTTACCTGTCAGAATGAACGGAGCCAGCACCAGAACAAAGATATGGCAATGAAGGTTTTAAAGGCAAAACTCACGGAACTGGCAGAACAGCAGCACAAGGAAAATCTTAAAGAACTTAAGGGAGATTTTTCGCAAAATACGTGGGGGAGCCAGATTCGTTCCTATGTGTTCCAGCCATATACAATGGTGAAAGACCACAGGACGGGGCAGAGGTAGGAAACGTTCAGGCTGTTATGGATGGAGAGATTGATTATTTTATCAATGAGAAGTTAAAATTTAAGGATTAAAAAGTAAGCTTAGATAAAGGGAAAAAGGATATAAAAATGAATATTATTGAAAAATTAGCGCAGGAATTCTCTGTTAAAATTTCACAGGTTGAAAATACCGTACAGCTGATAGATGACGGCAATACTATTCCATTTATTGCACGTTACAGAAAAGAAGTAACAGGGGGACTTTCAGATGTAATCTTACGTGACATGGATGAAAGGCTAACTTATCTGCGAAATCTTGAAGCCAGAAAAGAAGAAGTTACACGGCTTATTGATGAGCAGGGGAAACTGACAGAAGAGTTAAAGGCTGAAATTGAAAAAGCGGAAGTATTACAGAGGGTAGAGGATCTTTATAAGCCTTATAAGCAGAAGAAGGCTACAAGAGCCTCTAAGGCCAAAGAGAAAGGTCTTGAACCTTTAGCGCTTGTTTTTTATGCACAGGAAATGGAATCGGGCAGCATTGAAGATCTGGCTGCACCGTACATAAATGAAGAAAAAGGTGTTGAAAACGCAGAACAGGCTATTCAGGGTGCTATGGATATTATTGCGGAAATGATTGCAGATCACCCGGAAATAACAGCTATGGTTCGTGAAAAGACACAGAAATCCGGACTGATTTCAGCAGAAGCTACAGATCCTGAGGAAAAAACGGTTTATGATATGTATTATGGACATCAGGAAAGTATTGATAAAATTCCCAATCATAGAATCCTGGCAATAAACAGAGGGGAAAAAGAGAAGAAACTTAAGGTGAAAGTAATAGCACCAGTAGAAGAACTTCAGTTAATGCTGGAAAAGGCAGTTATTGCCAACGAAAAATCTATATTTGTCCAGATGTTAACGGACACCATTACAGATGCATATAAGAGATTAATGGCTCCTTCCATTGAAAGAGAAATGCGGAATCTTCTGACTGAAAGAGCAGAGCTGGATGCGGTGAAAGTATTTGCAAAAAATACCGAGAAGCTTTTAATGGTTCCACCAGTAAACGGGGCAAGAATCATCAGTATTGACCCAGGATACAGAACTGGCTGCAAAGTGGCCGTTTTAAATGAAACTGGCAAACTTTTGGCTTATGCTACGGTATATCCCACAGAGCCTAAAAAAGACATTGCGGGAACAGAAGCTGCTTTAAAGAAATTAATAGATAAGTTTAAGATTAATACCATTGTAATCGGTAATGGGACTGCTTCCAGGGAAACCGAAGAGGTAGTTGCAGAATTCCTTAAAAAGAATGATTATAACATTAACTATACCATTGTAAATGAGGCAGGAGCCTCCGTTTACTCTGCATCAAAACTGGCTACTGAAGAATATCCGGACCTGGATGTGACTACGAGGGGCGCCATGTCTCTGGGAAGAAGGCTTCAGGATCCTTTGGCAGAACTGGTTAAGATATCACCAAAAAGCATTGGTGTAGGTCAATATCAGCACGATATAGACCAGAATCTTTTAGATGGGGCACTGACAAATGTAGTAGAAGATTGTGTAAACAGGGTAGGTGTTGATCTGAATACGGCATCCCCTTCTCTTCTGTCCTATATTGCAGGAATTAATATGGGCATTGCAAAGAATATTGTTTCCTACAGAGAAGAGACTGGTAGATTTACAAACAGAAAAGAACTTTTAAAAGTTTCAAAACTGGGTGAAAAAACTTATAAACAATGTGCGGGCTTTATGCGAATAGCAGACGGAGTAAATCCGCTGGACGCAACATCTGTCCATCCAGAGTCTTATGAAGCTGCTGATGTAGTGCTTCAAAAACTTGGAATTGATAAGGAGCAGATCAGACAGGGGGGAGTAGGCGACATTGAAGAGAAAATCTGTGAAGCCTATCCTGCTGCGAAAAAACAGGTAAAAGTTGAGCCGGGAACAAAAGGCCTTGCTGCCTTAGCCGTGTTAAAGGAGACAAAGAAAGAAGATCCTAAAAAGGGCCTGGGGAAGAGCATTGAAAAGCTTGCTGAAGAAGTGGGAATTGGAGCCTTGACTCTAAAGGATATCATAGAGGAAATCAAGAAGCCAGCAAGAGACCCCAGAGAAGATGCACCAGCTGTGGTGTTCAGAAATGATGTAAGAAGTTTTGAAGACTTAAAGGTTGGTATGGAAATGATGGGAACAGTCCGCAATGTTGTGGATTTTGGCGCTTTTGTTGACATAGGAGTGAAAAATGATGGACTGGTTCATATCTCTGAAATCAGTAATAAATTTATTAAACACCCTATGGATGCTGTATCCGTGGGAGATACAGTAAAGGTTAAGATCTTAAGTGTGGACTATGACAGACAAAAAATTGCCCTGACTATGAAGTTATAATAAATTCCACGTTAAAGGAAGAGAATTAATTAAAAAACAGCGATTAAGTGCAGTTAGTGATAACTGCACTTTTGTGTTCCCTGGGTGAAAGTTAGATGTGAAGTGTGTGAAAGTACTTACCAGATAATGTATTTGTGCGATATATTAAAATATATTAAATTGTCATTATCTGATTTAAGGAAAGAAGGTTTAAAGATGATTGAATCCGTAGGAAACAGCATAACTGATTATGCCAGACAGGAAAGAGAACTGCTGGCAAGCAAAGAAAACAGTGTAAAGAGTGCAGATACTAAAGAAGTTTCTGCTTCCGGCGATGCAGCAGCTATCGCAGAGTCCCAGCAGCAAATTTCAGATACTTCTCCGGTGAAAACCAAAGCTCCCCAGTATGATACTGTTGAAATCAGTGAAGAGGGCATGAAAATGGCCAGACAGCAGGCAAGTAGTGATACTGCAGCCTTGAAATCTGCAGTATCCACAAGTTCGGTTGAGGACTCCCAGAAGAGTTCATCAACATCTACCCAGGATTTGTCTTCTTATACGGAGAAACAACTGGATAAGATGGTAGATGAGGGGACAATTACTCAGGCCGAGAAAAATGCAGAGCTGGCAAGGCGTGCAGCTAAAGAAGCCGGAAAACAACAAAATAGTGACAACAGTACTTTAAATCCAGAGGAGATGGCAAATGTTTCAGCACAGGATACTGAAAGTGATGACGAATAAGATAGCGTACCTTGTATAATCCCAGTGATTGTGATAAAATAGCAAAGATATTAAATAAGGGAGAATACAATGAACAGGATTAATACGATATTATTTGATTTTGATGGTACTGTTATGAATACCAATGAACTTATCCTAGGTTCATGGCAGCATACCTTTAAGACTATCATGGGAAAAGAGGGAGATCCCGAGGCTATTCAAAGAACCTTTGGAGAAACACTGGCAAAGAGTATGAATGATTTCTTCCCTGAATTTCCTTTGGACGATGCAATAGAAATTTACAGAGGATATCAGGCGGGCAGGTTTGCGGACGTTATATCGCCCTTTCCAGGTATGATTGAATTGATTAAAGAACTGAACAGGCAGGGATATAAAACAGCAGTAGTTACTTCAAGACTGAGACCAACTACTATGGAAGGCCTTGAAAAGTATAAACTGGACACTATCTTAGATGAAATTGTTACCATGGAGGATTGTACAAAACATAAACCGGATCCGGAACCAGCTCTTATTGCTTTAGAGAAATTGGGTTCAAAACCTGAAGAATCCATGATGATTGGTGACAGTAAATTTGACATTGGCTGTGCTAACAATGCAGGTGTTACCTCTGTCCTTGTGGATTGGGCAGTGGCCATATATGATAAGGAAAAGGAAGGTATTTTTAAGCCGGATTTTGTCATTAAAAAGGCTGAAGATATATTAAAAATTTTACAAATTTAAAACGGTTTAGGGTCATATGTAAAATACATAAAAAAAGAGGGTTCAGATTGTGATGATATCATCAAATCTTGAACCCCTTATTTATATAATTTGATTCATGTTCAATCTGTACTTTCAGGCATGTCTTCTAAGGACAGGAATAAGTCTTACTGGAAGAGGAAGATGACCAGGAAAAGTGTCTACGGCGGCATCATAAACCTTTGCCACCCGTTTCCCGAATGTTTCCTTAGAGTAATTTTCAGCAGAGATTTCTGCGTTTTTGCACAGAGTCTTATATTTCTCAGGATTATTTAACAGGGCAAGAAGTTTTGTACTGAATTCCTTGGAGCTGTCAAAAGAAAAACCATTCTGACCTTCTATTAAAACATTTTCCAGGCACTGGTCATATTTGCATAAAAGAGGAACGCCACTGGCTAATGCTTCAATATAAGTAAGTCCCTGTGCTTCGCTTTGGGAAGCACAAACAAATAGTTTGCCTAACTGAAAATACTCTGGAACAGAATCAGGAGAAACCATTCCGGTAAAGATAACATTATTCTGCAGATGCATGTCAATAACCAGTTCTCTCAGGGCATCTTCATAAGGGCCGCCCCCTACAATCAGCAGAACTATTTCCGGATGTGACTTGACCAGAATCTTCATATTATCCAAAAGCTCATCTATATTTTTTTCCAGAGCAAGTCTCCCAATACTTACAATGACTGTCTTGTCTGGGGTTATACCAAGAGAAGACAGAAGTTCCTGACGCCGGCTTTCGGAAATACGTTTTCTGTATTTATTCAAGTCGATACCTGTAGGTATCGTAGTAATTGGATTTTCAATGCCATAGGAAAGTAATAAATTCCGAGCCTTATTAGTAGGAGTTATAACATAATCCGTAGCATTTATCGCGCGGTTGGAACCAAAAAGTACAATACTTTTGCTGAGACGTTTACTGCGCAATATATAATGAGTATAATCTTCGTAAATGGTATGATAAGTATGAACAATAGGAATATCCAATTTAAGGGCAATGTACTTAGCAAAGTAAAATGAGACCCACTCGCACTGGGAATGTATGATATCTGGATGCCATTGCATGATCTCAGGTAAATACTTACTGTGAAAGTTATAAGTGGCTCTTGCCTGAGGATATATTTTCACCTTAAATGATTTAAGATAGTATGTATCATCTTTAAAGTGCTGGTGCCCATCAGGTGAGAGCGTTAATACCCGTACCTCATGGCCAGCCTTTTCCAATTCGGATTTTAAATTGATTACGGAAGTAACGACTCCGTTAATAACGGGTTTATACCAGTCCGTCGTTATTAATATTTTCATTATTTTAATCCCTCCTAAACTCCCAAGATATATTCTTTCATAGATTTATAGGAAAGTCCATTAAATCTTTATTAAGTTTTCTTAAAATTTCTTAAGATTATAATAGTTAAAATACTTCTATAAATATATATTATTTTTCATGCCAGCTAATAATAAGAAAGCAGTATAAATATCAAAAGGGACAATATGTTTTTTGCATAAATATGATTACTTGACTTTTATACCAAATAAAAATATAATATAATAAAATAATTTGATAATCAAAATAAATATTCATATAAATTTTAAAAGGAGGCTGTAATTGGGAATTACTATAAAAAATGCCGGAAAGGCAGTGCCAGAGCTAATAGTAAAAAATGACGATTTAAATAGATTTGTAGAGACAGATAATGAATGGATTGTTGCAAGGACCGGAATTCAGGAAAGAAGAGTTGCTACCACTGAATCCGGAGTGGATTTAGCCGTTGCTGCAGCAAAACTGGCCCTTGATGGGGAAAATTATGATGAAATAGGCCTTGTTATTGTGGCAACAGTTACACCTGACAAACTGGTTCCTTCCATGGGGGCTCTTGTAAAGAAAGAGCTGGGACTTGCTAATGCCGTTGCTTTTGATATTAGCACTGCCTGCAGTGGATTTATCTACGGAGTATGGATTGCGGAAGCACTGATGAAAAATGGTATGGTCAGCAAAGTAAATGGTGTGACTACAAATACCATCAGGAAGGCTTTGATTATAGGGGTGGAACGGTTAAGCAGAATTGTTGACTGGTCAGACAGAAGCACATGTATTCTTTTTGGGGACGGAGCAGGTGCTGCATTGCTGGAAGACAATCCTAATGAAAAAGGTATACTGGCCTCTTTTGTAAAAAATTATGATGATATGACGGATTCTTTAACTTGCGGAATGGAATATAGGAAAACACCGTTTACAGATGAAGAACGGGATAATCCTGAAAAACAGGCGTTATCTATGCAAGGAAGCCAGGTATTTAAATTTGCGGTGAACGCCATAGGTGAGGTTATGGAAAAATCTTTAGAACTGGCAGGACTGACAGCTGATGATATTGCGTACTTTGTACCCCATCAGGCAAATTTGAGAATTATTTCTTCGGCAGCTAAAAAATTTAAACAGCCTATAGAAAAGTTTCAGATTAGTTTAAGTGAGACAGGAAATGTGTCTGCTGCAAGCGTACCAATGGCATTGTATGATATAATGGATACGGAAAAATTAAAAAAGGGCGATAAGATAATGCTTATGGGCTTTGGCGGAGGCCTCAGTGCAGGGGCAGTAATCTTTGAAGTGTAATAAATCAGGAGGAATATTTAATGAACGATATATGTCAGATCTTAGGAACAGAATATCCGATTATTCAGGGGGCGATGGCAAGAATTGCAGAGAGTTCACTGGCAGCAGCAGTAAGTAATGGTGGCGGACTTGGCATAATTGCCAGTGGAGGATACGATGCAGACTGGCTGAGAGATGAAATAAAAAAGGTGAGAAGCCTTACGGATAAACCTTTTGGAGTAAACCTTATGCTCCTCATGCCCAATATAGACGAACTGATTAAGGTTGTTTGTGAAGAAAAAGTTCCTGTTGTTACAACTGGAGCCGGAAATCCCGGTAAATATATGAAGGAACTGAAAGAAGCTGGAATAAAAGTGATTCCTGTGGTTGCTTCTGTAGCGCTGGCAATCAGAGTTGAGAGAGCTGGTGCGGATGCAATTATTGCTGAAGGAACGGAAGCTGGAGGGCATATTGGTGAAATCGCAACTATGGCTCTGACTCCTCAGGTGGCAGACGCCGTGTCTATACCGGTGCTTGCTGCTGGTGGAATAGCGGACGGCAGAGGAGTTGCGGCAGCTTATATGCTTGGAGCAAAAGGCGTTCAGGTTGGAACAAGATTTGTAGTTGCAAAGGAATGCATTGTTTCACAAAACTATAAGGATGCAATCATTAAGGCTAAGGATACAGATACCTGTGCCACAGGAAGATCTACGGGGCATCCGGTAAGGGTTATTAAGAATAAGCTGGCCAGAGAAATTCTTGCAATAGAAAAATCAAGTGTAGGTGATGAAGTGCAGGCTGCCATTGATAAGGTTGGCATTGGAGCACTAGGCGCAGCGGTATTTGATGGTGATGTTGAACATGGATCGGTTATGTCCGGGCAGATTGCAGGCATGGTCAGGAAAGAGCAGCCTGCTGCGGAAATGATTAAAGAGATGTTTGAAGAGGCGAAAATGATTTATAGCGACAGAGCTTCTTTATTTTAGGAGGTTATGAGGAATATGAAAATTGGTTTGATATTTGCCGGGCAGGGAGCCCAGTATACTGGTATGGGTAAGGAACTTTATGACTATTCCAGGAAAGCTAAGGAAGTAATGGATTTAGCAGGTGAACAGGTTAAGGAATGGTGTTTTGAGGGTACTAAGGAAATGCTCAGGCAAACTCATATAACACAGCCTTGTGTTTATACGGTCACAATGGCAGCTTATGAAGCTCTGATGGAGGAAATAGAAAAACAGGATGCATCACTGTTTGATT carries:
- a CDS encoding HlyC/CorC family transporter; amino-acid sequence: MGGSIFTSIVAIVVLIILSAYFSATETAFTSLNRIRMKSLAGAGSKKAKQVLVLEENYDRLLTTILIGNTAANITMTSIATVLFVKLYGSYGATLSTVIITIIVLIFGEITPKIIAKEAPEKFSMFSVPFLRILLVIMKPLNFIFAQWKKIIKKVFKVHDERTITDDELITIVEEAETEGSLDEDRSELIQNAIEFNELEAYDVLTPRVDVEAIEIDEKKEEVAKIFLETGFSRLPVYEENMDKIVGVLNQKDFHNFVIGHDKEISDYVTPVVFTPGSIRIATLLKRMQKAKTHIAVVVDEYGGTEGIVTMEDIIEELVGEIFDEHDATASQEILQIYDGSYRVLGGASVEKMFDFFGLEYEEMDVTTANGWVVVNLDKLPEAGDSFEYENLKVRVTKADGKRALEINVVVMPLETEREEGLRKWD
- the secA gene encoding preprotein translocase subunit SecA, with the translated sequence MGLMEKIFGDLNVKEVRRIEKIVDKVEALDQDMQTLTDEQLKAKTSEFKERYQNGESLDDLLPEAFAVCREGAVRSLGMKHFRVQLIGGVALHQGRIAEMKTGEGKTLVATLAAYLNALSGDGVHVVTVNDYLAKRDMEWMGKLYTFLGLTVGCVIHDVTGEDRKAAYEADITYGTNNEFGFDYLRDNMVTYREEMSQREQLNYAIVDEVDSILIDEARTPLIISGQGAKSTDLYGVADKFVTRLRNEEDFTIEEKDKTVALTEEGVAKCEREFGIENFSDPENMEINHHVLQALKARNLMKRDVDYIVKDDEIVIVDEFTGRLMFGRRYSDGLHQAIEAKEGVLVRSESKTLATITLQNYFRMYNKLAGMTGTAKTEEDEFREIYNMDVVVIPTNREIARTDLQDSIYATEKGKFKAIAERIAEVHATGQPVLVGTISIEKSELISDMLRKRGVKHNVLNAKQHEKEAEIVAEAGRQNAVTIATNMAGRGTDILLGGNPEFEAKREMKRQGFSDEAISFATSFVSTNDPELIQARNTFNELNEKFKAERAEEQQQVRELGGLCIIGTERHESRRIDNQLRGRAGRQGDPGCTQFFLSLEDELMRLFGGEKIQTLVEKLGVEEDEAIEAGMLTKRIEAAQKKVEGKNFYIRKYVLQYDNVMNKQRQIIYEERRKVLFGEDLREHIKNMTQELIDEMVDPITVASRYSEEWDLTTLGKNLKKICDRFNEHLPYTKEEAENLTADQLKEDLYAEFERLYDEKEAEIGIDRMRELERMILIRVVDNKWMDHIDDMDQLRNGINLRALGQQDPAAAYSNEGFDMFELMIQAIKEDTVKFCYNVTIQTNAERKKIIEVGEGRKEDYHGEGMASGISTGSMPGETEVPEREQKHEPIRRTEEKIGRNDPCPCGSGKKYKNCCMNK
- a CDS encoding Tex family protein, translated to MNIIEKLAQEFSVKISQVENTVQLIDDGNTIPFIARYRKEVTGGLSDVILRDMDERLTYLRNLEARKEEVTRLIDEQGKLTEELKAEIEKAEVLQRVEDLYKPYKQKKATRASKAKEKGLEPLALVFYAQEMESGSIEDLAAPYINEEKGVENAEQAIQGAMDIIAEMIADHPEITAMVREKTQKSGLISAEATDPEEKTVYDMYYGHQESIDKIPNHRILAINRGEKEKKLKVKVIAPVEELQLMLEKAVIANEKSIFVQMLTDTITDAYKRLMAPSIEREMRNLLTERAELDAVKVFAKNTEKLLMVPPVNGARIISIDPGYRTGCKVAVLNETGKLLAYATVYPTEPKKDIAGTEAALKKLIDKFKINTIVIGNGTASRETEEVVAEFLKKNDYNINYTIVNEAGASVYSASKLATEEYPDLDVTTRGAMSLGRRLQDPLAELVKISPKSIGVGQYQHDIDQNLLDGALTNVVEDCVNRVGVDLNTASPSLLSYIAGINMGIAKNIVSYREETGRFTNRKELLKVSKLGEKTYKQCAGFMRIADGVNPLDATSVHPESYEAADVVLQKLGIDKEQIRQGGVGDIEEKICEAYPAAKKQVKVEPGTKGLAALAVLKETKKEDPKKGLGKSIEKLAEEVGIGALTLKDIIEEIKKPARDPREDAPAVVFRNDVRSFEDLKVGMEMMGTVRNVVDFGAFVDIGVKNDGLVHISEISNKFIKHPMDAVSVGDTVKVKILSVDYDRQKIALTMKL
- a CDS encoding HAD-IA family hydrolase; translation: MNRINTILFDFDGTVMNTNELILGSWQHTFKTIMGKEGDPEAIQRTFGETLAKSMNDFFPEFPLDDAIEIYRGYQAGRFADVISPFPGMIELIKELNRQGYKTAVVTSRLRPTTMEGLEKYKLDTILDEIVTMEDCTKHKPDPEPALIALEKLGSKPEESMMIGDSKFDIGCANNAGVTSVLVDWAVAIYDKEKEGIFKPDFVIKKAEDILKILQI
- a CDS encoding glycosyltransferase family 4 protein encodes the protein MKILITTDWYKPVINGVVTSVINLKSELEKAGHEVRVLTLSPDGHQHFKDDTYYLKSFKVKIYPQARATYNFHSKYLPEIMQWHPDIIHSQCEWVSFYFAKYIALKLDIPIVHTYHTIYEDYTHYILRSKRLSKSIVLFGSNRAINATDYVITPTNKARNLLLSYGIENPITTIPTGIDLNKYRKRISESRRQELLSSLGITPDKTVIVSIGRLALEKNIDELLDNMKILVKSHPEIVLLIVGGGPYEDALRELVIDMHLQNNVIFTGMVSPDSVPEYFQLGKLFVCASQSEAQGLTYIEALASGVPLLCKYDQCLENVLIEGQNGFSFDSSKEFSTKLLALLNNPEKYKTLCKNAEISAENYSKETFGKRVAKVYDAAVDTFPGHLPLPVRLIPVLRRHA